The Corvus hawaiiensis isolate bCorHaw1 chromosome 31 unlocalized genomic scaffold, bCorHaw1.pri.cur SUPER_31b, whole genome shotgun sequence genome contains a region encoding:
- the LOC125320657 gene encoding zinc finger protein CKR1-like — protein sequence MEPWVLLDPRQKALYRDVMHESYETLMSLAQGLVSEKAAENGASESSAGLGPHSSHSLEREKSLGSNRRKAKRPDKAVPPGTPKSTALPKLSCVKPLRGKGPARERPFGCTDCGKSFPWASHLERHRRVHTGERPFGCPECGETYSQSSHLLQHRRTHASDRPHKCGDCGKRFAIAAELAAHGRGHAANKPHKCGDCGKGFVWASHLERHRRVHTGEKPFECTECGEAFSQGSHLAKHRRSHTGERPHRCPACGKTFCQSSDLARHRRTHLGRKPLRCGDCGKLFRAGPALARHQRCHRREHSHCCADCGKGFVWASHLERHRRVHTGERPFPCSSCGERFTQKAHLLQHRKTHSPERPYKCDDCGKRFGEAPPFLEHQRGHTKHKSYTCGDCGKGFAWASHLERHRRVHTGEKPFECPECGEAFSQGSHLAKHRRSHLPKAVGPSPLARTRLGGDTPGAHSGEEP from the exons atggagccGTGGGTACTGCTGGATCCGCGGCAGAAGGCCCTGTACCGCGACGTGATGCACGAGAGCTATGAGACCCTCATGTCCCTGG ctcaggggctggtgagtgaaaaagcagcagagaacgGAGCATCAGAGAGCAGTGCCGGGCTCGGACCGCACTCATCCCACAGCCTGGAGCGGGAGAAGTCCCTCGGCTCCAACAGGCGCAAAGCGAAGCGCCCGGACAAAGCCGTGcctcccgggacccccaaatccaccGCGCTCCCCAAACTCAGCTGTGTCAAACCCCTGCGCGGCAAAGGACCGGCCCGGGAGCGGCCATTTGGCTGCACCgactgtgggaagagcttcccGTGGGCATCGCACCTGGAGCGGCACCGGCGCGTCCACACAGGCGAGCGGCCCTTTGGCTGCCCTGAGTGTGGTGAGACCTACAGCCAGAGCTCGCACCTGCTGCAACACCGCCGCACCCACGCCAGTGACCGCCCGCACAAGTGCGGTGACTGTGGGAAGCGCTTTGCCATTGCAGCCGAGCTGGCGGCCCATGGCCGTGGCCATGCCGCCAACAAACCCCACAAGTGTGGGGACTGCGGAAAGGGCTTCGTGTGGGCATCACACCTGGAGCGGCACCGCCGTGTCCACACTGGCGAGAAGCCATTTGAGTGCACCGAGTGCGGCGAGGCTTTCAGCCAGGGCTCACACCTTGCCAAGCACCGCCGCAGCCATACGGGCGAGCGGCCGCACCGCTGCCCGGCCTGCGGGAAGACCTTCTGCCAGAGCTCCGACCTGGCGCGGCACCGCCGCACGCACCTGGGCAGGAAGCCACTGCGCTGCGGGGACTGTGGGAAGCTGTTCCGGGCGGGGCCGGCACTGGCGCGGCACCAGCGGTGCCACCGCCGGGAGCATTCGCACTGCTGTGCTGACTGCGGGAAGGGCTTTGTGTGGGCATCCCACCTGGAGCGGCACCGACGCGTCCACACGGGCGAGCGgcccttcccctgcagcagctgtggcgaGCGCTTCACCCAGAAGGCGCATCTGCTGCAGCACCGCAAGACCCACTCGCCGGAGCGGCCCTACAAGTGCGATGACTGTGGGAAGCGCTTTGGGGAAGCCCCCCCGTTCCTGGAGCATCAGCGCGGCCACACCAAGCACAAGAGCTACACCTGCGGcgactgtgggaagggctttgcCTGGGCGTCCCACCTGGAGCGGCACCGCCGTGTTCACACCGGCGAGAAGCCCTtcgagtgccccgagtgcggcGAGGCTTTCAGCCAGGGCTCGCACCTCGCCAAGCACCGCCGTAGCCACCTCCCCAAGGCCGTGGGGCCGTCGCCCCTTGCCAGGACACGGCTCGGGGGGGACACGCCTGGAGCTCACAGCGGTGAGGAGCCCTAA
- the LOC125320651 gene encoding zinc finger protein 436-like, protein MEPCVVLDPRQRALYRDVMQESYETLMALEFPISKPDLLSRLDHGEEPTALDLHISQDTPAAEHGAGAGQEAPQEEPAEEKPNTDKKHPQLSASWSENHAANTCGECGKTFSHKSALVKHRKIHTGDRPHTCPDCGKGFIQRSDLTIHRRVHTGERPYGCPECGRRFSVSSSLLTHRRTHVPGTTRPDRCPQCGRSFADAAALARHQKSHLGGKPFECGVCGKAFAWSSHLERHRRIHTGEKPFQCTECGRAFAWSSHLDRHMRTHVTTIAAGDEEGVEAEEEQLPAPRKCADCGKRLNHQTDPQRFKHKGTQTPLAVAGADLAPQPHCCEQCGKYFSHSSGLLKHRHVHSSERLHPCLDCSRRFRCSAALAKHRRSHAQPSNNTDNATPATEEAAKPYPCGACGKSFGWVSHLERHRRVHTGEKPFRCGECGRGFAVSSHLERHRRVHTGERPFHCGDCGKSFAVSSTLVAHLRTHGAQPGQPHACPECGKGFGSPAGLERHQRLHRGEKPYQCGLCGKGFSWSSHYDRHRLTHTGEKPFSCAHCGKCFGRSSHRNRHQRAHAQRGPEKRHVCPDCGKAFSLGTALAAHQRLHGAGARSPLSLLPPAWWEGEQRGGTATPPELWPEDPSSAFQKHSMPSSSAAPRGWAVKALLPLTGAWRPGQGDALQSDAATLPEPWVSLPPTSS, encoded by the exons ATGGAGCCCTGTGTGGTGCTGGACCCACGACAGAGAGCTCTGTATCGCGACGTGATGCAGGAGAGCTACGAGACACTCATGGCACTGG AATTCCCCATTTCCAAGCCTGACCTCCTGTCCCGCCTGGACCACGGGGAGGAACCGACAGCCCTGGATCTCCACATATCCCAGGATACCCCAGCTGCAG AGcatggagcaggagcagggcaggaagcaCCTCAGGAAGAacctgctgaggaaaagcccaaCACAGACAAGAAGCACCCTCAGCTCTCCGCAAGCTGGAGCGAGAACCACGCTGCCAACACCTGCGGCGAGTGTGGGAAGACCTTCAGCCACAAATCAGCCCTAGTGAAGCACCGGAAAATCCACACTGGCGACCGCCCACACACATGTCCTgactgcgggaagggcttcaTCCAGCGCTCCGACCTCACCATCCACCGGCGTGTGCACACAGGTGAGCGGCCCTACGGCTGCCCCGAGTGCGGGCGCCGCTTCAGCGTCAGCTCCTCGCTGCTCACGCACCGGCGCACGCACGTGCCCGGCACCACTCGGCCTGACCGCTGCCCTCAGTGCGGCCGCAGCTTTGCTGACGCTGCAGCGCTGGCCCGGCACCAGAAGAGCCACCTGGGCGGGAAGCCCTTCGAGTGTGGCGTGTGCGGCAAGGCCTTCGCCTGGAGCTCCCACCTGGAGCGGCACCGCCGCATTCACACCGGGGAGAAGCCCTTCCAGTGCACGGAGTGTGGGCGGGCCTTCGCCTGGAGCTCCCACCTCGACCGCCATATGCGCACCCACGTCACCACCATCGCCGCCGGGGATGAGGAGGGTGTGGAGGCAGAAGAGGAGCAACTGCCGGCCCCGCGGAAATGTGCCGACTGCGGGAAGCGCCTCAACCACCAGACAGACCCACAGCGCTTTAAGCACAAGGGCACGCAGACCCCGCTGGCTGTCGCCGGCGCTGACCTTGCGccacagccccactgctgcGAGCAATGCGGGAAGTACTTCAGCCACAGCTCGGGCCTGCTCAAGCACCGACACGTGCACAGCTCCGAGCGGCTGCACCCCTGCCTGGACTGCTCACGCCGCTTCCGCTGCAGCGCAGCCCTGGCCAAGCACCGGCGCAGCCACGCACAGCCGTCCAACAACACTGACAATGCCACGCCAGCCACAGAGGAAGCAGCCAAACCGTACCCGTGCGGGgcgtgcgggaagagcttcgggTGGGTGTCACACCTGGAGCGGCACCGCCGCGTGCACACTGGGGAGAAGCCGTTCCGCTGCGGAGAGTGTGGACGCGGCTTCGCCGTGAGCTCCCACCTGGAGCGGCACCGGCGGGTGCACACAGGCGAGCGACCCTTCCATTGCGGCGACTGTGGCAAGAGCTTCGCCGTCAGCTCCACGCTAGTGGCACACCTGCGCACCCATGGCGCTCAGCCCGGCCAACCCCACGCctgccccgagtgcgggaaggGTTTCGGCTCACCGGCCGGGCTGGAGCGGCACCAGCGGCTGCATCGCGGCGAGAAGCCGTATCAGTGTGGGCTCTGCGGGAAGggcttctcctggagctcccACTACGACCGGCACCGGCTCACACACACTGGGGAGAAGCCCTTCTCCTGCGCCCACTGCGGGAAGTGCTTCGGCCGCAGCTCCCACCGCAACCGACACCAACGTGCCCATGCCCAGCGCGGCCCCGAAAAGCGCCACGTGTGCCCTGATTGCGGCAAAGCCTTCAGCCTTGGCACGGCCCTGGCGGCCCATCAGCGCCTGCATGGTGCCGGTGCCCGCagccccctgtccctgctgccacccgCATGGTGGGAGGGTGAACAACGAGGAGGGACAGCCACACCCCCTGAGCTGTGGCCTGAggatcccagctctgctttccagaagCATTCCATGCCTTCCTCCTCTGCAGCGCCCAGGGGCTGGGCGGTCAAAGCTCTCCTGCCCCTCACTGGGGCATGGAGGCCTGGGCAGGGGGACGCCCTGCAAAGTGATGCCGCAACCCTGCCagagccctgggtgtcccttcCTCCTACCAGCTCCTGA
- the LOC125320656 gene encoding E3 ubiquitin-protein ligase TRIM7-like, with the protein MEAPPAPPAAPPAPCSAARSLQDELTCPVCLEYFNDPVLVAECGHNFCRACVTQCWEDSARRLCCPQCREPVPQRLFRPNRSLGNIVHIVRQLGLPPGPAEPPPGPPAPAPPLPAAAPSGPPGPPRCPRHGEPLRLYCVQDRRAVCVVCHLSREHRAHTVLPAEEAAHAAEEVPQEHLSSLRKGREEAKAERERQSEELLKQTEVERQKIVAECKELRVFLEEKEQLLLSRLEELERDIGRRRDESVARLAEDIAQLDKLLAEQGGDSGTGNTSGESVVPAGSSLESWMFLKPEPGFSELEKKLKSFSQKSAVLKEVLLEFKENLRFELENDTGDLSLDPDTANPYLVLSEDKRSVRLRGAPQELPAHPKRFDYAFCVLASEGFSAGRHYWEVEVGDGESWVLGAARESVRRKEKVDFAPEEGIWAVGLNWKGKNWDQYQAFTSPETPLSLCERPRKIGVYLDYEGGWVAFYNADNMAPIFTFTAAFSERIFPFFWLFYVGSSLSLCN; encoded by the exons aTGGAggcgccgcccgcgccccccgccgcgccccctgCGCCCTGCAGCGCGGCGCGGAGCCTGCAGGACGAGCTGACGTGCCCCGTGTGCCTGGAGTACTTCAACGACCCGGTGCTGGTGGCCGAGTGCGGGCACAACTTCTGCCGCGCCTGCGTGACCCAGTGCTGGGAGGACTCGGCAcggcgcctctgctgcccgcaGTGCCGCGAGCCGGTCCCGCAGCGCCTCTTCCGCCCAAACCGCTCCCTTGGCAACATCGTGCATATCGTCCGCCAGCTGGGGCtgccgccgggccccgccgagccgccgccggggccacccgcgcccgcgccgccgctgcccgcggccgccccgtccggcccgccggggccgccgcgctGCCCGCGCCACGGGGAGCCGCTGCGGCTTTACTGCGTGCAGGACCGACGTGCTGTGTGTGTCGTGTGTCACCTGTCCCGCGAGCACCGCGCCCACACTGTGCTGCCCGCCGAGGAGGCGGCCCACGCCGCGGAG GAGGTGCCCCAGGAGCACTTGAGCTCCCTGAGGAAAGGGCGTGAAGAGGCCAAGGCCGAGCGGGAGCGGCAGAGcgaggagctgctg AAGCAGACAGAGGTGGAGCGGCAgaagattgtggctgagtgcaAGGAGCTGCGGGTGttcctggaggagaaggagcagctcctgctctcccggctggaagagctggagagggacatcGGGCGCCGGAGGGATGAGAGTGTGGCCCGGCTGGCTGAGGACATTGCCCAGCTGGACAAGCTCCTGGCAGAGCAAggcggggacagcgggacagGGAACACATCTGGCGAG agTGTCGTCCCGGCTGGTAGCAG CCTAGAGAGCTGGATGTTCCTCAAGCCCGAGCCTGGCTTTTCCGAGCTGGAGAAGAAGCTGAAGAGCTTTTCCCAGAAGAGTGCGGTGCTCAAGGAAGTGCTGCTGGAATTCAAGG AAAACCTGCGCTTCGAGCTGGAGAATGACACAG gCGACCTCTCCCTGGACCCCGACACGGCCAACCCCTACCTGGTGCTGTCGGAGGACAAGCGGAGCGTGCGGCTCCGCGGGGCTCCCCAGGAGCTGCCGGCTCATCCCAAACGCTTTGACTATGCCTTCTGCGTCCTGGCCTCCGAGGGCTTCTCTGCTGGCCGCCACTACTGGGAAGTGGAGGTGGGAGACGGGGAGAGCTGGGTCCTGGGCGCCGCCCGCGAGTCCGTGCGCCGCAAGGAGAAGGTCGACTTCGCCCCCGAGGAGGGGATTTGGGCGGTGGGGCTCAACTGGAAGGGCAAAAATTGGGATCAGTACCAGGCGTTCACATCTCCTGAGACGCCGCTGTCCCTGTGTGAGCGGCCACGCAAGATCGGGGTGTACCTGGACTATGAGGGCGGGTGGGTGGCATTTTACAATGCCGACAACATGGCTCCCATCTTCACCTTCACTGCCGCCTTCTCCGAGAGGATCTTCCCGTTTTTCTGGCTCTTCTATGTGGGCTCCTCACTGTCCCTCTGCAACTGA
- the ZNF692 gene encoding zinc finger protein 692 isoform X3 produces MERGAAEEPFPVDSARGGRPRAPECVRRQKRRELDARRSKCRIRIGGHLERWCRLKEQLGFTLHSQLAQFLLDRYSSHGCTWSPGELELERLQPAALQRLVVLSHGHGQECGFVPDILLPAPGSSAPLVWECVAGHRFSWGGSGVPNSPSSDPPRAAQGGSPSLDAGRRHSLRRAMPGSNKAGVEGVAGSPCGDGDRGEELGDGGDSGGTARQVPPEPGPVAAAGGSSAIPGKDVEPGVEPREEEEDEDFAEGDDLAYTDDLHDENYHPSLDSDSEPQRHQSQPKARKKPIKEEQPLLEPPLPSSGPSEEKSGRVSCRRRPRASDKDVAQIGPKRIRKAAKREILLCDFEGCGKIFSNRQYLNHHQKYQHVHQKTFTCSEPTCGKSFNFKKHLKEHEKLHSDKRDYICEFCARSFRTSSNLIIHRRIHTGEKPLQCEICGFTCRQKASLNWHMRKHDADSFYQFPCDVCGKRFEKRDNVTAHKSKSHPRGLEGPPQPEGIQQHPEPPGPVEPLELLGDVLGSGGDTGRTPLEYGGGDVGQDPGTPQGRGMGEGGS; encoded by the exons ATGGAGCGCGGAGCGGCAGAGGAG cccttcccagtggACTCGGCCCGCGGGGGTCGTCCGCGGGCCCCAGAGTGCGTCCGGCGCCAGAAGCGCCGGGAACTGGACGCACGGCGCAGCAAGTGCCGCATCCGCATCGGGGGGCACCTGGAGCGCTGGTGCCGCCTCAAGGAGCAGCTTGGATTCACCCTGCACTCCCAGTTGGCCCAGTTCCTCCTTGACAG GTACAGCTCTCATGGCTGCACCTGGAGCCCAG gagagctggagctggagcggCTCCAGCCGGCTGCACTGCAGCGCCTGGTCGTGCTGTCCCATGGCCATGGCCAGGAGTGCGGCTTCGTGCCGGacatcctgctgccagcaccaggcagcTCAGCCCCGCTGGTTTGGGAGTGCGTAGCTGGGCACCGCTTCTCGTGGGGCGGCTCCGGGGTCCCCAACAGCCCCTCCAGTGACCCCCCGAGGGCGGCCCAGGGAGGCAGCCCCTCCCTGGATGCTGGACGCCGGCACTCGCTCCGTAGGGCCATGCCGGGCTCCAACAAGGCCGGAGTGGAGGGAGTGGCCGGGTCACCCTGTGGTGATGGGGATCGGGGCGAGGAGCTGGGAGATGGTGGTGACAGTGGTGGCACAG CCCGCCAGGTGCCACCGGAACCGGggcctgtggcagcagctggcgGGAG CAGCGCCATCCCGGGGAAGGACGTAGAGCCAGGAGTTGAGCCccgagaggaagaggaggacgAGGACTTCGCCGAGGGTGATGACCTGGCCTACACCGATGACCTACATGATGAGAACTACCACCCGTCCCTGGACAG CGACTCAGAGCCACAGCGACACCAGAGCCAACCCAAGGCCCGCAAGAAGCCAATCAaggaggagcagcccctgctcgAGCcgcccctgcccagctctggcccCTCAGAGGAGAAGAGCGGACGGGTCAG TTGCCGGCGGCGACCACGGGCAAGCGACAAGGATGTGGCTCAGATCGGCCCCAAGAGGATCAG GAAGGCGGCAAAGCGCGAGATCCTCCTGTGCGACTTCGAGGGCTGCGGAAAAATCTTCTCCAACCGCCAGTACCTGAAC CACCACCAGAAGTACCAGCATGTGCACCAGAAAACCTTCACCTGCTCTGAGCCCACCTGTGGGAAATCCTTCAACTTCAAGAAGCACCTGAAGGAACACGAGAAGCTGCACAGTG ACAAGCGGGACTACATCTGCGAGTTCTGTGCGCGCTCCTTCCGCACCAGCAGCAATTTGATCATCCACCGacggatccacactggggagaagcCGCTCCA GTGTGAGATCTGCGGCTTCACCTGCCGCCAAAAAGCCTCCCTGAACTGGCACATGAGGAAACACGACGCCGACTCCTTCTACCAATTCCCGTGCGATGTCTGCGGGAAGAGGTTTGAAAAGAGGGACAACGTCACCGCCCACAAGAGCAAGAGCCATCCCAGGGGGCTCGAGGGACCACCCCAGCCCGAGGGAATCCAGCAGCACCCGGAGCCCCCTGGGCCAGTGGAACCCCTGGAGCTGCTTGGGGATGTCCTGGGCAgcgggggggacacagggaggacCCCACTGGAGTATGGGGGGGGGGATGTCGGGCAGGATCCAGGCACGCCCCAAGGCCGGGGGATGGGCGAGGGGGGGTCCTAG
- the ZNF692 gene encoding zinc finger protein 692 isoform X2, whose protein sequence is MERGAAEEPFPVDSARGGRPRAPECVRRQKRRELDARRSKCRIRIGGHLERWCRLKEQLGFTLHSQLAQFLLDRYSSHGCTWSPGELELERLQPAALQRLVVLSHGHGQECGFVPDILLPAPGSSAPLVWECVAGHRFSWGGSGVPNSPSSDPPRAAQGGSPSLDAGRRHSLRRAMPGSNKAGVEGVAGSPCGDGDRGEELGDGGDSGGTARQVPPEPGPVAAAGGSAIPGKDVEPGVEPREEEEDEDFAEGDDLAYTDDLHDENYHPSLDSDSEPQRHQSQPKARKKPIKEEQPLLEPPLPSSGPSEEKSGRVSSGTSPDAAGRGTTLPGDPIPVKLPAATTGKRQGCGSDRPQEDQEGGKARDPPVRLRGLRKNLLQPPVPERERLEGLALPGALGSLGGVSWSWNWELMGFSPRQHHQKYQHVHQKTFTCSEPTCGKSFNFKKHLKEHEKLHSDKRDYICEFCARSFRTSSNLIIHRRIHTGEKPLQCEICGFTCRQKASLNWHMRKHDADSFYQFPCDVCGKRFEKRDNVTAHKSKSHPRGLEGPPQPEGIQQHPEPPGPVEPLELLGDVLGSGGDTGRTPLEYGGGDVGQDPGTPQGRGMGEGGS, encoded by the exons ATGGAGCGCGGAGCGGCAGAGGAG cccttcccagtggACTCGGCCCGCGGGGGTCGTCCGCGGGCCCCAGAGTGCGTCCGGCGCCAGAAGCGCCGGGAACTGGACGCACGGCGCAGCAAGTGCCGCATCCGCATCGGGGGGCACCTGGAGCGCTGGTGCCGCCTCAAGGAGCAGCTTGGATTCACCCTGCACTCCCAGTTGGCCCAGTTCCTCCTTGACAG GTACAGCTCTCATGGCTGCACCTGGAGCCCAG gagagctggagctggagcggCTCCAGCCGGCTGCACTGCAGCGCCTGGTCGTGCTGTCCCATGGCCATGGCCAGGAGTGCGGCTTCGTGCCGGacatcctgctgccagcaccaggcagcTCAGCCCCGCTGGTTTGGGAGTGCGTAGCTGGGCACCGCTTCTCGTGGGGCGGCTCCGGGGTCCCCAACAGCCCCTCCAGTGACCCCCCGAGGGCGGCCCAGGGAGGCAGCCCCTCCCTGGATGCTGGACGCCGGCACTCGCTCCGTAGGGCCATGCCGGGCTCCAACAAGGCCGGAGTGGAGGGAGTGGCCGGGTCACCCTGTGGTGATGGGGATCGGGGCGAGGAGCTGGGAGATGGTGGTGACAGTGGTGGCACAG CCCGCCAGGTGCCACCGGAACCGGggcctgtggcagcagctggcgGGAG CGCCATCCCGGGGAAGGACGTAGAGCCAGGAGTTGAGCCccgagaggaagaggaggacgAGGACTTCGCCGAGGGTGATGACCTGGCCTACACCGATGACCTACATGATGAGAACTACCACCCGTCCCTGGACAG CGACTCAGAGCCACAGCGACACCAGAGCCAACCCAAGGCCCGCAAGAAGCCAATCAaggaggagcagcccctgctcgAGCcgcccctgcccagctctggcccCTCAGAGGAGAAGAGCGGACGGGTCAG CTCTGGAACCTCCCCAGATGCAGCTGGAAGAGGGACCACCCTTCCTGGAGACCCAATCCCAGTGAAG TTGCCGGCGGCGACCACGGGCAAGCGACAAGGATGTGGCTCAGATCGGCCCCAAGAGGATCAG GAAGGCGGCAAAGCGCGAGATCCTCCTGTGCGACTTCGAGGGCTGCGGAAAAATCTTCTCCAACCGCCAGTACCTGAACGTGAGCGCCTGGAGGGACTGGCTCTTCCTGGAGCGCTGGGGAGCCTGGGTGGGGTGTCCTGGAGCTGGAATTGGGAGCTGATGGGCTTTTCCCCCCGGCAGCACCACCAGAAGTACCAGCATGTGCACCAGAAAACCTTCACCTGCTCTGAGCCCACCTGTGGGAAATCCTTCAACTTCAAGAAGCACCTGAAGGAACACGAGAAGCTGCACAGTG ACAAGCGGGACTACATCTGCGAGTTCTGTGCGCGCTCCTTCCGCACCAGCAGCAATTTGATCATCCACCGacggatccacactggggagaagcCGCTCCA GTGTGAGATCTGCGGCTTCACCTGCCGCCAAAAAGCCTCCCTGAACTGGCACATGAGGAAACACGACGCCGACTCCTTCTACCAATTCCCGTGCGATGTCTGCGGGAAGAGGTTTGAAAAGAGGGACAACGTCACCGCCCACAAGAGCAAGAGCCATCCCAGGGGGCTCGAGGGACCACCCCAGCCCGAGGGAATCCAGCAGCACCCGGAGCCCCCTGGGCCAGTGGAACCCCTGGAGCTGCTTGGGGATGTCCTGGGCAgcgggggggacacagggaggacCCCACTGGAGTATGGGGGGGGGGATGTCGGGCAGGATCCAGGCACGCCCCAAGGCCGGGGGATGGGCGAGGGGGGGTCCTAG
- the ZNF692 gene encoding zinc finger protein 692 isoform X1 — translation MERGAAEEPFPVDSARGGRPRAPECVRRQKRRELDARRSKCRIRIGGHLERWCRLKEQLGFTLHSQLAQFLLDRYSSHGCTWSPGELELERLQPAALQRLVVLSHGHGQECGFVPDILLPAPGSSAPLVWECVAGHRFSWGGSGVPNSPSSDPPRAAQGGSPSLDAGRRHSLRRAMPGSNKAGVEGVAGSPCGDGDRGEELGDGGDSGGTARQVPPEPGPVAAAGGSSAIPGKDVEPGVEPREEEEDEDFAEGDDLAYTDDLHDENYHPSLDSDSEPQRHQSQPKARKKPIKEEQPLLEPPLPSSGPSEEKSGRVSSGTSPDAAGRGTTLPGDPIPVKLPAATTGKRQGCGSDRPQEDQEGGKARDPPVRLRGLRKNLLQPPVPERERLEGLALPGALGSLGGVSWSWNWELMGFSPRQHHQKYQHVHQKTFTCSEPTCGKSFNFKKHLKEHEKLHSDKRDYICEFCARSFRTSSNLIIHRRIHTGEKPLQCEICGFTCRQKASLNWHMRKHDADSFYQFPCDVCGKRFEKRDNVTAHKSKSHPRGLEGPPQPEGIQQHPEPPGPVEPLELLGDVLGSGGDTGRTPLEYGGGDVGQDPGTPQGRGMGEGGS, via the exons ATGGAGCGCGGAGCGGCAGAGGAG cccttcccagtggACTCGGCCCGCGGGGGTCGTCCGCGGGCCCCAGAGTGCGTCCGGCGCCAGAAGCGCCGGGAACTGGACGCACGGCGCAGCAAGTGCCGCATCCGCATCGGGGGGCACCTGGAGCGCTGGTGCCGCCTCAAGGAGCAGCTTGGATTCACCCTGCACTCCCAGTTGGCCCAGTTCCTCCTTGACAG GTACAGCTCTCATGGCTGCACCTGGAGCCCAG gagagctggagctggagcggCTCCAGCCGGCTGCACTGCAGCGCCTGGTCGTGCTGTCCCATGGCCATGGCCAGGAGTGCGGCTTCGTGCCGGacatcctgctgccagcaccaggcagcTCAGCCCCGCTGGTTTGGGAGTGCGTAGCTGGGCACCGCTTCTCGTGGGGCGGCTCCGGGGTCCCCAACAGCCCCTCCAGTGACCCCCCGAGGGCGGCCCAGGGAGGCAGCCCCTCCCTGGATGCTGGACGCCGGCACTCGCTCCGTAGGGCCATGCCGGGCTCCAACAAGGCCGGAGTGGAGGGAGTGGCCGGGTCACCCTGTGGTGATGGGGATCGGGGCGAGGAGCTGGGAGATGGTGGTGACAGTGGTGGCACAG CCCGCCAGGTGCCACCGGAACCGGggcctgtggcagcagctggcgGGAG CAGCGCCATCCCGGGGAAGGACGTAGAGCCAGGAGTTGAGCCccgagaggaagaggaggacgAGGACTTCGCCGAGGGTGATGACCTGGCCTACACCGATGACCTACATGATGAGAACTACCACCCGTCCCTGGACAG CGACTCAGAGCCACAGCGACACCAGAGCCAACCCAAGGCCCGCAAGAAGCCAATCAaggaggagcagcccctgctcgAGCcgcccctgcccagctctggcccCTCAGAGGAGAAGAGCGGACGGGTCAG CTCTGGAACCTCCCCAGATGCAGCTGGAAGAGGGACCACCCTTCCTGGAGACCCAATCCCAGTGAAG TTGCCGGCGGCGACCACGGGCAAGCGACAAGGATGTGGCTCAGATCGGCCCCAAGAGGATCAG GAAGGCGGCAAAGCGCGAGATCCTCCTGTGCGACTTCGAGGGCTGCGGAAAAATCTTCTCCAACCGCCAGTACCTGAACGTGAGCGCCTGGAGGGACTGGCTCTTCCTGGAGCGCTGGGGAGCCTGGGTGGGGTGTCCTGGAGCTGGAATTGGGAGCTGATGGGCTTTTCCCCCCGGCAGCACCACCAGAAGTACCAGCATGTGCACCAGAAAACCTTCACCTGCTCTGAGCCCACCTGTGGGAAATCCTTCAACTTCAAGAAGCACCTGAAGGAACACGAGAAGCTGCACAGTG ACAAGCGGGACTACATCTGCGAGTTCTGTGCGCGCTCCTTCCGCACCAGCAGCAATTTGATCATCCACCGacggatccacactggggagaagcCGCTCCA GTGTGAGATCTGCGGCTTCACCTGCCGCCAAAAAGCCTCCCTGAACTGGCACATGAGGAAACACGACGCCGACTCCTTCTACCAATTCCCGTGCGATGTCTGCGGGAAGAGGTTTGAAAAGAGGGACAACGTCACCGCCCACAAGAGCAAGAGCCATCCCAGGGGGCTCGAGGGACCACCCCAGCCCGAGGGAATCCAGCAGCACCCGGAGCCCCCTGGGCCAGTGGAACCCCTGGAGCTGCTTGGGGATGTCCTGGGCAgcgggggggacacagggaggacCCCACTGGAGTATGGGGGGGGGGATGTCGGGCAGGATCCAGGCACGCCCCAAGGCCGGGGGATGGGCGAGGGGGGGTCCTAG